One genomic window of Gossypium hirsutum isolate 1008001.06 chromosome D11, Gossypium_hirsutum_v2.1, whole genome shotgun sequence includes the following:
- the LOC107913453 gene encoding ABC transporter G family member 1 isoform X1 — MSSQNHHPEAAENDNLEIQSMVSGQIDSYKEAASFRIEMEAGDGVFLTWTDLWVTVSGGRKGSRAILQGLTGYAEPGKVLAIMGPSGCGKSTLLDTLAGRLLSSRMHQTGEILINGRKETLAFGTSAYVTQDDTLMTTLTVREAVFYSAQLQLPDSMSISEKKERAEMTIKEMGLQDSMDTRIGGWSTKGLSGGQKRRVSICIEILTWPKLLFLDEPTSGLDSAASYHVMNRIVKLAHQHGRTIIASIHQPSSEVFELFHNLCLLSYGKTVYFGPVSMAEMLFATNGFPCPPLRNPSDHYLRTINKDFDEDIEQGIGSSSTEEIIDTLVKSYKSSEICKQVQHNVLKISQQKRGPLEKKGSQASFITQSIVLTKRSFINMYRDLGYYWLRFAIYIALCLCVGTIFHDIGLTYGSIQARGSMLMFVAAFLTFMAIGGFPSFVEDMKIFGRERLNGHYGVGAFVIGNTISSIPYLCFISLIPGALAYYLVGLQKSFDHFIYFVILLFTSTMLVESIMMTVASVVPNYLMGIITGAGIQGIMILNGGFFRLPDDLPKPIWRYPMYYIAFHKYANQGFYKNEFEGLSFPNNQVGGPPTITGDEVLRSFWQVEMGYSKWIDLVILFGMVVVYRLMFWGIIITVEKIKPLIKDYMAASPKKSSMILENPSSISSQLEML, encoded by the exons ATGTCATCTCAAAACCATCACCCTGAAGCAGCTGAGAATGACAACTTGGAGATTCAAAGCATGGTTTCTGGACAAATCGATTCCTACAAGGAAGCGGCGTCTTTCAGGATTGAGATGGAAGCAGGTGATGGCGTTTTCTTGACATGGACTGATCTTTGGGTGACTGTTTCTGGGGGCAGAAAGGGAAGCAGGGCGATCTTACAAGGGCTCACAGGATATGCTGAGCCAGGGAAGGTGTTAGCCATCATGGGACCTTCAGGGTGTGGCAAGTCAACCCTTCTTGATACACTGGCAG GAAGACTACTAAGTTCGCGTATGCATCAAACAGGGGAGATCCTAATTAATGGTCGCAAGGAAACACTTGCTTTTGGAACTTCG GCTTATGTTACTCAAGATGATACTTTAATGACAACGCTTACAGTAAGGGAAGCTGTTTTCTACTCAGCACAGCTTCAGCTGCCTGATTCCATGTCAATatctgaaaagaaagaaagagctgAAATGACAATCAAAGAAATGGGGTTGCAAGATTCCATGGACACCAGAATCGGAGGGTGGAGCACCAAAGGACTTAGTGGTGGACAAAAGCGGAGAGTCAGCATTTGTATTGAGATCTTAACATGGCCCAAGCTTCTCTTTCTTGACGAGCCCACTAGTGGACTAGATAGTGCAGCATCCTACCATGTCATGAATCGGATTGTGAAACTAGCTCACCAACATGGAAGGACTATAATCGCATCCATTCATCAACCTAGTAGTGAAGTTTTTGAGCTCTTTCATAATCTTTGCCTTCTTTCCTATGGCAAAACAGTCTATTTTGGTCCTGTTTCAATGGCAGAGATG CTTTTTGCTACAAATGGCTTCCCATGTCCACCTTTAAGGAACCCATCAGATCACTATCTTAGAACAATCAACAAAGACTTTGATGAA GACATAGAGCAAGGAATAGGTAGCAGTAGCACAGAGGAAATCATTGATACACTTGTTAAGTCTTACAAGTCATCAGAGATATGCAAGCAAGTTCAGCATAACGTATTAAAGATATCCCAACAA AAAAGAGGGCCTCTAGAGAAGAAGGGAAGTCAAGCCAGCTTTATTACCCAAAGCATTGTTCTTACAAAAAGATCTTTTATTAATATGTATCGTGATTTAGGCTACTACTGGCTTCGCTTTGCAATCTACATTGCATTATGTTTATGTGTTGGGACTATATTCCATGATATTGGCTTAACCTATGGCTCAATTCAG GCTAGAGGATCCATGCTCATGTTTGTTGCGGCATTCTTGACTTTCATGGCGATAGGAGGATTCCCTTCTTTTGTTGAAGACATGAAG ATCTTTGGCCGAGAAAGACTAAATGGACATTATGGGGTTGGAGCATTTGTCATTGGAAACACAATTTCATCCATTCCTTACTTATGTTTTATCTCTTTAATCCCGGGAGCACTAGCCTATTACCTGGTTGGACTTCAAAAGAGTTTTGATCACTTTATCTACTTTGTCATATTGCTCTTCACTAGCACGATGCTGGTCGAGAGCATAATGATGACTGTTGCAAGCGTTGTGCCGAATTATCTCATGGGAATCATTACAGGAGCTGGTATTCAAGGGATAATGATTTTAAATGGCGGTTTCTTTCGGTTGCCTGACGACCTCCCAAAACCAATCTGGAGGTACCCCATGTACTACATTGCATTTCACAAGTATGCGAATCAAGGATTCTACAAGAATGAATTTGAAGGATTAAGTTTCCCTAACAATCAAGTTGGGGGACCTCCCACCATTACTGGTGATGAAGTCTTGAGAAGCTTTTGGCAAGTTGAAATGGGATACTCTAAATGGATTGATCTTGTAATCTTGTTTGGCATGGTGGTTGTATACCGTCTCATGTTCTGGGGAATTATTATCACAGTTGAAAAGATTAAGCCTCTTATCAAGGATTATATGGCGGCCTCTCCTAAGAAATCAAGTATGATATTAGAAAACCCTTCCTCTATTTCTTCACAATTAGAAATGCTTTGA
- the LOC107913453 gene encoding ABC transporter G family member 1 isoform X2, giving the protein MHQTGEILINGRKETLAFGTSAYVTQDDTLMTTLTVREAVFYSAQLQLPDSMSISEKKERAEMTIKEMGLQDSMDTRIGGWSTKGLSGGQKRRVSICIEILTWPKLLFLDEPTSGLDSAASYHVMNRIVKLAHQHGRTIIASIHQPSSEVFELFHNLCLLSYGKTVYFGPVSMAEMLFATNGFPCPPLRNPSDHYLRTINKDFDEDIEQGIGSSSTEEIIDTLVKSYKSSEICKQVQHNVLKISQQKRGPLEKKGSQASFITQSIVLTKRSFINMYRDLGYYWLRFAIYIALCLCVGTIFHDIGLTYGSIQARGSMLMFVAAFLTFMAIGGFPSFVEDMKIFGRERLNGHYGVGAFVIGNTISSIPYLCFISLIPGALAYYLVGLQKSFDHFIYFVILLFTSTMLVESIMMTVASVVPNYLMGIITGAGIQGIMILNGGFFRLPDDLPKPIWRYPMYYIAFHKYANQGFYKNEFEGLSFPNNQVGGPPTITGDEVLRSFWQVEMGYSKWIDLVILFGMVVVYRLMFWGIIITVEKIKPLIKDYMAASPKKSSMILENPSSISSQLEML; this is encoded by the exons ATGCATCAAACAGGGGAGATCCTAATTAATGGTCGCAAGGAAACACTTGCTTTTGGAACTTCG GCTTATGTTACTCAAGATGATACTTTAATGACAACGCTTACAGTAAGGGAAGCTGTTTTCTACTCAGCACAGCTTCAGCTGCCTGATTCCATGTCAATatctgaaaagaaagaaagagctgAAATGACAATCAAAGAAATGGGGTTGCAAGATTCCATGGACACCAGAATCGGAGGGTGGAGCACCAAAGGACTTAGTGGTGGACAAAAGCGGAGAGTCAGCATTTGTATTGAGATCTTAACATGGCCCAAGCTTCTCTTTCTTGACGAGCCCACTAGTGGACTAGATAGTGCAGCATCCTACCATGTCATGAATCGGATTGTGAAACTAGCTCACCAACATGGAAGGACTATAATCGCATCCATTCATCAACCTAGTAGTGAAGTTTTTGAGCTCTTTCATAATCTTTGCCTTCTTTCCTATGGCAAAACAGTCTATTTTGGTCCTGTTTCAATGGCAGAGATG CTTTTTGCTACAAATGGCTTCCCATGTCCACCTTTAAGGAACCCATCAGATCACTATCTTAGAACAATCAACAAAGACTTTGATGAA GACATAGAGCAAGGAATAGGTAGCAGTAGCACAGAGGAAATCATTGATACACTTGTTAAGTCTTACAAGTCATCAGAGATATGCAAGCAAGTTCAGCATAACGTATTAAAGATATCCCAACAA AAAAGAGGGCCTCTAGAGAAGAAGGGAAGTCAAGCCAGCTTTATTACCCAAAGCATTGTTCTTACAAAAAGATCTTTTATTAATATGTATCGTGATTTAGGCTACTACTGGCTTCGCTTTGCAATCTACATTGCATTATGTTTATGTGTTGGGACTATATTCCATGATATTGGCTTAACCTATGGCTCAATTCAG GCTAGAGGATCCATGCTCATGTTTGTTGCGGCATTCTTGACTTTCATGGCGATAGGAGGATTCCCTTCTTTTGTTGAAGACATGAAG ATCTTTGGCCGAGAAAGACTAAATGGACATTATGGGGTTGGAGCATTTGTCATTGGAAACACAATTTCATCCATTCCTTACTTATGTTTTATCTCTTTAATCCCGGGAGCACTAGCCTATTACCTGGTTGGACTTCAAAAGAGTTTTGATCACTTTATCTACTTTGTCATATTGCTCTTCACTAGCACGATGCTGGTCGAGAGCATAATGATGACTGTTGCAAGCGTTGTGCCGAATTATCTCATGGGAATCATTACAGGAGCTGGTATTCAAGGGATAATGATTTTAAATGGCGGTTTCTTTCGGTTGCCTGACGACCTCCCAAAACCAATCTGGAGGTACCCCATGTACTACATTGCATTTCACAAGTATGCGAATCAAGGATTCTACAAGAATGAATTTGAAGGATTAAGTTTCCCTAACAATCAAGTTGGGGGACCTCCCACCATTACTGGTGATGAAGTCTTGAGAAGCTTTTGGCAAGTTGAAATGGGATACTCTAAATGGATTGATCTTGTAATCTTGTTTGGCATGGTGGTTGTATACCGTCTCATGTTCTGGGGAATTATTATCACAGTTGAAAAGATTAAGCCTCTTATCAAGGATTATATGGCGGCCTCTCCTAAGAAATCAAGTATGATATTAGAAAACCCTTCCTCTATTTCTTCACAATTAGAAATGCTTTGA